The Coleofasciculus sp. FACHB-T130 genome contains the following window.
GTCCAACTGCTCGCTGAAAACTGCTGACGGATGCCTGCGTCAATTGACCGTAGTATCCAGTAACCGGGCCGTTATAGAAGCCTGCGATTTTTAGATTTCTCTGAAGCGTGGCGACTTGAGAACCGCTATTCCCTCTCTGGAGTGCTAATGCATGACCGGCTGTCCCGATAACGGATAAGGCAAGGGCAACGGATAGTAATCGAATCCATGCTGAACTTGGAAGCGGGTTCCGATTTTGGAACAATTTAAATTGGTGAGGCTCCGAGTTAGGGTCTTCGTAATTGGCAGATAAATGAAGATATGCAAGAGTTTCCATCGTTTTAGTCGCAGATGATGACTTCGTAGGTCAGACTTAGGCGATCGCTTCCGTGGTTTAGCGGGGGTTAAGTTTTTGGGTCGCATCTCCTCATTGGCATTTCACTTGACCAATCACTAAAAAGTGCGATCGCTTTCCCAGATGAATCAGTGATTGATTACCCTTCAACTGGTTGCTCTATATTCAAAGATATGCTTACACCTATTCAGTAGCCATCGCCCGTTGAGTTCACCTGATAGGGCGATTAAAAAGTCATCAAGTTGATTCCAATCGAGCGCCCATTTCTAAACCCCAACAGCAGCAAGATAGCGATCGCTATCCCCAACCAAATCAAAAAGTTATATCGTGTTAACTGCAAGGCTTGTTGAATGCATTCTGCATTGATAGGCTGGAGGTCATCTCCCAGTAAGGCTTTGTGTTTAGCAACGCCACGATACCAATTTGTGCCCCCCACCTGAACGCCTAAAATTGCCGCATAGGCGCACTCACTCCAGCCAGAGTTGGGACTAGGATCTTTCGTCGCATCGCGTTGACAAATACTCCAAACATACCCAGGTTTTCTAGATAGTAAAGCCAAGGTAATCACCGTGAATCGGCAGGGCAACCAAGTCAGGATATCTTCTAATTTGGCACTAAACCAACCCAAATCGGTGTAGGGTGCTTCTCGATAGCCGACCATTGAATCTAGGGTACTGGCGGCTTTATAGGAAAGGGCGAGAGGAACCGTTCCTAGTAAAGGTAAAAATGCCCCGATAATCGCATAAAAAAGGGGTGCCATTACTCCATCGGTAGCATTTTCTGTGACGGTTTCCAAAACAGCCCGAAGAATTTCTGTTTTATGAAGATTTTCGGTATCACGCCCTACATATTGGCTTAACTTAGAACGCGCCGCGACAAGATCGTTCTCATTTAGAGGTTGCAAGACATCTTCAGCAGCAGCTCTCAAACTTCGACCGGCGAAACAACTGGCGAGTAAAATACTTTCTATCGCAATTCCTAAAAAAGGATGCACCCAGTTCGCTGCGTGAACGATTAACCACCCCATCCCGTAGCTGCCAGTTATCAGCCCAATTCCTAAAATTACTCCAGCCCATCGGAGCGTGAGAGGATGACTAAATAATTGGAAAGCCATCTGGCTGTAGCGAGAAATTAGCCAGCCCATGACTCGGACTGGGTGAGGCCAACCCCACGGATCGCCGATGATGTAATCAAAAAGGGAAGCGATCGCTAATGATAGGACTGAGGAATGAGAAAGCAGGACTGCGGCAAATAAATCTTGGAAATTCACAACACCAAAGCTGCTAGAGATCCGCTGACAGTTTCTATACAACAAAACTGGTTTCTTCGCCTTGGGCTGCTTGCCAACTGCGAGCGTCATAGTAAAGGTCTGCCAGTGTAATACTGTACAACGCTTCTTTAAGTTTTTGATGCAATCGGTGCCAAAGTGTAAACGTTACCCAATCCTCAGCAAGCTCTGCATCTGGGGTATGGCGAGGCAGCGGTTCAATTGTTTCACCGACTGCTTCTAATATTTGTCCTAGGGAAATTTGTGCTGGGACGCGGGATAGTTGATACCCCCCCTGGGCACCTCGAACTGATTGGACTAACCCAGATCGACGTAACTCTATCAACAATTTTTCCAGATAGGGTGCGGGTAAGTCTTGCCGAGTTGCGATCGCTTTTACAGAAGTTGGTCCATACCCAGGTTGTAGACTCAAATCCAGCAGTGCTTTAACACTGTAGTGTCCGCGGGTTGTCAGCTTCATACTGGAAAATATTCCTTAGGGTAATGGATAATTAGTCAGTGGTCATGAGGCGGTAGTCAATGGAAAAAAAACAGCTCAGAAGCGATCGCTAATGATAGACTAACGACTACCCTACAGCGTACCCCCTTCATTTTTTCTCAGGTTGATGCTGTGAGGAACTCCGATCATCGAGATGCATCGGTTGTTCGCAAGGCACAGATATTTATGCTTAAGCAAGAACTTGGATTAAAAAGGTTAGTAGTGAATAAATTATCGATCTTATTGAACTAGCTTTCCCCAATCCGTATGATATAGTTTTATGAGCTGATATAAAGCTAAGCTAAAATTAGCTTAGAAACAGTCAGGCCAAAACACTGTACACACTCTGTATTCCTTACTTTTCGCTCCAAGTTGATGAATAAAAAGAAAAAGATCGATCCCTTAACGGGGGAAGCGCTAGTCAAGAAAGTTAAAGAGCTAGAAAACCTCAGCAAAGAAGAAAAGGCTAGAGCCTGCGGTTACTACACTGTTACCAAAAGCGGTGTGGAGCGGGTGAATATGATGAAGTTCCTGAATGCTCTCATTGATGCTGAAGGAATTGAGTTAGACGGCAAACAAAATGGTAACGGACGTGGCGGTCGAAGTGCCAGCTACAAAATTAGCGTGCAATCGAATGGCAACTTACTGATTGGTTCTGCCTACACCAAACAAATGGGTCTAAGGGCAGGGGATGAGTTTGAAATCTCTCTGGGACGGAAGCACATTCATCTGCGGCAACTGGATAGAGAAGAAGGCGCTGAAGACGAAGAATTGGAAGAGGCATCCTAAAACTTTAGTTTTAGTTAGCAGTTATTCGTAATGAGTCATTGATTTGTAACCAATGACTCATTAACGATTCTCTGAATTTTCAAACTGTTTGCTTGATGGGCGGTAAATTTAACTCTTTCGACGCTGGATGGAGGGGAAGATAGCGGCGCAGTGTCTTGCGAGTGGCAGCGACACTATAAGCTAAAGCGATTCCCTCTTGTTCCAGCACACCTAACACTTGTTGGGGGCGATCGCGGTCAACGACGGGTAACTGGTGGAGACCGCGTGCTGCCATCCGGTCTATCGCTTCTGCTACCGATTCATCAGGGTTTGCATACAGAATTTCAGTGGTACAGATGTCAGCAACTGGCTGATAAGCCAGATGACTGGTTAAATTGTTCGAGACATTGCAAAGAACGTTGTTTGTTTCTACTGTTTCAGTAGGAGCGGTAACTGGCGTTCGAGCTGTAGACATTGCTCGATTAATATCCTGTAAAGTGACGATGCCAATTAACTGCTCGGCATCATCAATGACTAAAGCACTGCGGCAGCGACCATTGGTTAAAGCTAAACCTGCCTCTAATACTGATAAAGAACCACTCAGCATCAAACCTGGTACTTGCATTGCTTCTGCAACTAACATTTGTTGCAAAATTTCTAACTGCTGGTCTTTCTCCACATTGAGTTCCAGCTGTTGGAGATTTTGACCTTTCGTTGGCGCTGACTTAAAGCGCTCCACCAGCCAAATGCTCAAACCGACTGCTGCCATCAGCGGCAAAACAATCCGGTAGTCGCGCGTTAGCTCAAACATCAACAGTATGGCTGTCAGGGGTGCCCTAGCGCTGCCAGCAAGAACGGCTGCCATTCCCACCATTGCGTAAGCTGGAGGTGCGGCAATCTGAATTGGTGCGCCTGGAAGCATCGCTGCCAGAATTTTTCCATACACTGCCCCCAAAGAAGCACCGAGGAACATGGCAGGGGCAAAGATACCCCCCACCAAACCGCTACCCAGACTAATCGCCGTCACGATCAGCTTAACCGCTAGCAAGGCGAGGAGTAACCCTAACGGAAAATCCACATCCTGAAGCATGGCGGCAATCGTTTCGTAACCGATTCCCAGAATTTGGGGCCATTGCAAAGCAACCAAGCCCAAACAGGCACCACCAATTACTGGACAAAGCGATCGCGGTATCTTTCCCAGCCACTCAAAACCGGCAATCTGTCCCCGAAAGAAACTTCGAGCCAGTTGAATTGACTGGGTATAGGTCAGCGACACCAAACTTGCTAATACCCCCAATCCCAGATAAAGCGGTAATTCTAGAGGACTACGGACTTCATAGACGGGCAGCGTAAAAGCTGGTTGGGCACCCAAACCAATCTGAGCAATTAAAGACGCCACAACTGCTGCCAGCAATACGACGCTAACCGCTGAAGTTGCAAAGGTGGTTCCCAAGACCACCTCTAAGGCAAAGAAAACCCCGGCAATCGGGGCATTAAAACCCGCCGCCAGACCCGCCGCTGCTCCAGCTCCCAGGAGTAACTGCTGCCTTTCTCTAGAGACTTGCAGCACTTGACCGAGCAGCATTCCAAAATTGCCGCCAATTTCCACGCTCGGCCCTTCTGGGCCTAAAGAGGCTCCACTACCGAGGGAAACAGCAGCGGCTACCATCTTGGTGACGGGTCGCAGGGGTAGCAACTCTCGAACGCCTTGGGCAGCGGCAATCAGCGAAGAAATACTCGGCCCAAAATCGGGCCAAGCAAGACGCATTAAACCGACGATTAATCCTCCCAAAATGGGAATACAAGCTAAAGTCCAGGCACCCCAGCCTCCAATTATCCCCATCACCCCTTCCAGCATCAAGCTGTGGATGACAGCGATTAAATAGTGAAACGTGACAACGCCCATCCCGGTGCCGGTGCCAATTAGTACAGCCAACAGCAGGACGACGCTTTCGGGTGAGGGTTCGAGTCGATTGAGAATTTTAGTAAGACGAGAAGCCGGAGAAGTTGGTGCGGATGATTCCGCCAACAGCACATCTGACAATGGAGTGGCGCTCATTGATGGAGGTTAACAGGAAAAATGAGAAAAAGCTTAATTTTTATTCATGATTTTCATTGTAACTGCGAGCGATTGGCTATCAGCTTTAAAAGGCGAACAATTAGGGAAAATTTTGGGTTTTTAGCCTGCATAAACAGAGCATCCGGCATTTTGCTCGTTTTATGGTTTGCATGATGTACAAATTACCTATGTGAAAGCTTAATTTCTATCCATAGCGATCGCTATAGATATACTGTTTGCCACTCTCAAACAAAGCCGGTTGAATCAGGAAGCAACCCAACTCGAATCTGGAGCAGCCATTCAACGTCTGTGTGTGTTGGGGTTGTCTGCTGCTGTGCGTCTGCTTCAATTGCCCAAAGGCTTGAAGATGTTACTCAATCAGCAACAGTCATCTTCTGTGATTCCCAGCAGCATTGCCTCACAGAGCTTGCACCCACACTTAATGGTCACTTAATAGCCGCATCCCAAAACAACG
Protein-coding sequences here:
- a CDS encoding peptidoglycan-binding protein, whose product is METLAYLHLSANYEDPNSEPHQFKLFQNRNPLPSSAWIRLLSVALALSVIGTAGHALALQRGNSGSQVATLQRNLKIAGFYNGPVTGYYGQLTQASVSSFQRAVGLRADGVAGSRTLAALENRGGNYDEPITGGGFGSSTLKRGSSGSSVTRLQNTLKALGYYNGPITGYYGRLTETSVTGFQQSRGLFADGIVGQRTKAALAAD
- the cbiB gene encoding adenosylcobinamide-phosphate synthase CbiB, translating into MTLAVGKQPKAKKPVLLYRNCQRISSSFGVVNFQDLFAAVLLSHSSVLSLAIASLFDYIIGDPWGWPHPVRVMGWLISRYSQMAFQLFSHPLTLRWAGVILGIGLITGSYGMGWLIVHAANWVHPFLGIAIESILLASCFAGRSLRAAAEDVLQPLNENDLVAARSKLSQYVGRDTENLHKTEILRAVLETVTENATDGVMAPLFYAIIGAFLPLLGTVPLALSYKAASTLDSMVGYREAPYTDLGWFSAKLEDILTWLPCRFTVITLALLSRKPGYVWSICQRDATKDPSPNSGWSECAYAAILGVQVGGTNWYRGVAKHKALLGDDLQPINAECIQQALQLTRYNFLIWLGIAIAILLLLGFRNGRSIGINLMTF
- a CDS encoding Rrf2 family transcriptional regulator — translated: MKLTTRGHYSVKALLDLSLQPGYGPTSVKAIATRQDLPAPYLEKLLIELRRSGLVQSVRGAQGGYQLSRVPAQISLGQILEAVGETIEPLPRHTPDAELAEDWVTFTLWHRLHQKLKEALYSITLADLYYDARSWQAAQGEETSFVV
- a CDS encoding AbrB family transcriptional regulator, which produces MNKKKKIDPLTGEALVKKVKELENLSKEEKARACGYYTVTKSGVERVNMMKFLNALIDAEGIELDGKQNGNGRGGRSASYKISVQSNGNLLIGSAYTKQMGLRAGDEFEISLGRKHIHLRQLDREEGAEDEELEEAS
- a CDS encoding chloride channel protein — protein: MSATPLSDVLLAESSAPTSPASRLTKILNRLEPSPESVVLLLAVLIGTGTGMGVVTFHYLIAVIHSLMLEGVMGIIGGWGAWTLACIPILGGLIVGLMRLAWPDFGPSISSLIAAAQGVRELLPLRPVTKMVAAAVSLGSGASLGPEGPSVEIGGNFGMLLGQVLQVSRERQQLLLGAGAAAGLAAGFNAPIAGVFFALEVVLGTTFATSAVSVVLLAAVVASLIAQIGLGAQPAFTLPVYEVRSPLELPLYLGLGVLASLVSLTYTQSIQLARSFFRGQIAGFEWLGKIPRSLCPVIGGACLGLVALQWPQILGIGYETIAAMLQDVDFPLGLLLALLAVKLIVTAISLGSGLVGGIFAPAMFLGASLGAVYGKILAAMLPGAPIQIAAPPAYAMVGMAAVLAGSARAPLTAILLMFELTRDYRIVLPLMAAVGLSIWLVERFKSAPTKGQNLQQLELNVEKDQQLEILQQMLVAEAMQVPGLMLSGSLSVLEAGLALTNGRCRSALVIDDAEQLIGIVTLQDINRAMSTARTPVTAPTETVETNNVLCNVSNNLTSHLAYQPVADICTTEILYANPDESVAEAIDRMAARGLHQLPVVDRDRPQQVLGVLEQEGIALAYSVAATRKTLRRYLPLHPASKELNLPPIKQTV